The Armatimonadota bacterium region GCGGCCGCCGACGCTTACCGCCAGGCACTCAAGGTCTCGCTCTCACAGCCCGCTGCGTTTCAGGCCAAGGTCCAGAACAGCCTTGCACAGGCGCTGTCGGCCTCGGGCAACTTCGACGATGCAGTTGCGGCTTACAAGAAGGCCGTCAGCCTTGACCCCCAGAGCGCGGTCTATCAGAACAACCTCGGCGCCGCTCTCCGCGTTGTCGGCAAGTCGCAGGAGTCCACGACCCCGCTGGCTGAAGCCACAGTGCTCGACCCCGGTGGCGGCGTGTACCACGCGAACCTCGCTGCGGCCGCCATGGATATCGGGCAGATCAACGAGGCGATCCAGTCATATCGCAAGGTGCTTCGCCTCGACGCCTCCGATCCGAAGATCCATCACCAGATCGGCAATGCCCTGCGGCAGCGTGGCCAGCTGACCAACGCCATCAACACCTGTGCGGCCCTCAGGAACATGGAGATCACCGACGACACGGTGGAAGGCGCACTTGCGCTCATCGCCGTGCATTACCTGTCCGGGCATCGCCTGTCGCTGGTTGACGCCATGGACCCGCGCGCCTATGACGTCATCCCGCGGCTTGTCTTCTCCCCGGATCGCTGGGCGGCCATGAAAGCGGAACTGCGCAGGCAGTGGATGAACCTGGAAGAGCGGCCGCTGTACGGCACGACGCGTCTGGCACTTCAGCGCATGATTCTTGACTTCGACGCGGTCGAGCCCGTTCTTGTCCCGCTTCTCATGCGGTTCACCCAGGTCATCGAGATCAACGCGGCAGGTCTGAACGCCTCCGTACCTCTTGAACTGCCCGAGAAACTGGCAAGCATGGCGGCCAAGGACAGCGCGCTGGCCGCCTCGATCCACTCCCTGAGCCCCGAGAGTCGCTGCGCGATTGTCGGCGTTTCCCAGGTGCTGCGTCAGCTCGGAGACAGCCGCGAGGCGATCGCCGAACTCAGCTGGGCAAGCCGGCTGGATCCCAAGAATGCCTACGTGCTGGTGGACTGGGGCCTCGCCCTCATGGACGCCGGGGACAATGTCCAGGCTCTGGCCAAGTTCCGGCAGGCTGCCCGGTTGGCCCCGGACATGCCACAGGCGCACTTCAACGGCGGCGTGGCTCTCGGCCGCATGGGCCAGGTAGCTCAGGCGGTTGATGCCTGGCAGCGCGCCATGGATATGGGGATGAATGACCCGCAGATCTACAACTTCATGGGCATCGCGCGGCTCCAGGAAACCGAACTGGACTACGCCTTCTCCATGTTCCGCCGTGCGGCTCAGCTTGATCCCGGCTATGCGCCTTCTCAGTACTACTTGGGCATCGCCTCGGCGCTTCAGCTCTCCGCTTCACCCATCACCAGCGCGGTTCTCGACGAAGCACGTCTGGCCACCCGCATCGGGAAAGGGCACTATCGCGTCCGCGGCGAGTTCATCAAGAGCGATGCTTTCGCTAATGCGATGCAGTTGATTACCCGCGCCGACAGCATCGATCCTGATCGCAAGGTGGACTACTACGCCACCGGCGTGGTGCTCGCGCTGCATGACCCAGCCCTGTCCGACAACCAAGGCGTAGACATCGTCCACCTTCCGACGCGTGTGCGTGGGCTGGAGCTCGGATGGACAGAGGTCACCAACAACGTGGCGGTCTGCAGCGCTCTGAACGGCGACCTTGACAAGGCGGAAGCTCTGCTGCGCATTGCCGTGGAGGACGAACCAGACTGCGCGGTCGCTCACTGGAACCTGGGCCGTGTGCTGATGGCGAAGAAGCTCGAGGGCGAGGGGCTGCAGGAATTGGACACGGCGGCTCGCCTCGCACGCACCCAGGGCCTGCCCTACGAGTTCCAGATCGCTCCGGTCATGCCCGCGCCGGCGCCGACGCCCGCGGCTCCAGCCGGCGGCATCACCACCCCCGAGGGCGCTGAGGCCGCTGCCGCCACCGGCTCGAAAGCATGTGGCGGCTGGACGCCCATGGACGGCCTGCTCGAAGCCTTCCGGGCCAAAGCCTACTTCTAGACCCGGTTAGTCCCCTTGAACTGGTAACGCCCTCCCCGACGCAGGGGAGGGCGCTTTGTTTTCTGAACCGTCACCAGAATAGGCTACTGCTGGAGTGCCAGGCGCCTGCATTTCGCGTATCCGTCTTCCACAACCACCGTCACCTGCACCTTACACGGCTCAGCGCCAAGTAGCTCGAGCGTCATCTCACAGGCATTCTCCGCGAGTCCCGCCGACAGAACCCTGCCCAGCTTACGGGGCTCGGATGTGAGCCACTGAATCGCTTCCGTGGGGTTCTTGAACCCCTGCGCATCCCAGTCATCATCGACGAAGCAGTCGCGGATACTCTCGGGCGCAGACTCGTCGGTGTCCAGGCTGTCTCCATGGTCCGGGTCGCCATCAGCCGGTTCAGTCTCGGAAGTCTCAATGGCGGATGGGACGAAATTGCCGAGATCGCGCAGCCATTCCTTCCCCAACTCCTCTGCCTGGCGCAAGGTCATCTTCGGTTTCCCGCAACCCCAGCAGATTGTGAGCAGGCACGCCCAGAGGCACGACCAAGCGCAAAGACCGCGCAGGTCGAAGCGGGAGGCCCGACGTGTGGAGGGGCAGGGTTGAGTGGCGTGATCCACGAGGAGATCAACGGCACAGCAGGGCAGGGCCTTGAGGGGTGACCTGGCCGGCGCCGGCCCGGCGCCCGGATGGGACACGGGGCCCTGCACACGAGGCTTCCGGGGTTAGCTCGAGCCTACCCGAACTTCCAGACTACCCCGAAGCCGCCGCGGGGGTACTCCCAGGAAATGTTGTCGTACGGGCAGACGATCTTGCAGACTCCGCACTCGACGCAGTTTTCATAGGCGACCAAGATCTCGCCGCCCTCCCACTCGTAAACCTCCGCCGGGCAGCGCGGGATACAGGGCTTGTCCTGGCAGCGCGCACAGACCGCCTGATCCTTGATCTTCAGGTGTGAAATCTCATCTGTCTTGTACTTGATCTTGTAGAGTGCTTCGGGCAGGCCAACGTTTCTCTGCTGACTCATATGAAGGACCTCGCGGCGTCCAGCGCATCCCACGCCAGGCCGAAGATGTTGCGTCGCTGGAAAAGCGATTGGATGATTTTCCACTGCTTGGTGCGCTTTGGCACCCCGTCAACCGTGAGCATCTCCCGGGCCGCCTGTGATGCAAACTCCGGGTACACGCTGAAGATCGGGTGGGTCTCCATGTACTTCGACGCGTTGCGGTACTTACGAAGGTCGGATAGGATGAAACTATGCTCCAGGCGCTCGCGATAGTGGTGGAGCGTGCGGGCGCTGAAGTCTCCTTTCTCGTGGGCCTCAATAGCCGTGTCTGCGGCCAGGCGCCCCGAGGTAATCGCCAGGTTAGACCCCTCGCGATGCAGCGAGTTGACCAGCATCGCCGCGTCTCCCGCGATCATGATCCCGTTGCCGAAAAGCTGGGGCATGGAGTTGTAGCCGCCTTCGGGGATCATGTGCGACAGGTACTCCAGCGTCTGGCCGCCCTCAAGCAGCGGCGCTACCATGGGGTGATTTTTCATCCGCTGGAGCAGGTCGAATGGAGTGAAGCCCCCGTGGATCGCGTCCTCTAGAAGCGCCCCGACACCCACCGAGAGAGTCGTCTTGTTGGTGTAGATGAAGCCCATGCCCAGCATCCCCGCCGCGGCATCGGCCATGAGCTCAATCGCCACGCCCTTGGAACCATCGGGCAGGTTGAACCGGTCGTTGATGACCTGCTCGGGCAGGCTGATGATCTCCTTGGTGATGCTTGCGGCCTGGTCGGGGCGCAGGGGCTTTTGCATCCCGAGACTCACTGCAAGCTGCGGGTTGACACCTTCGCACAGGATAACAACCGGCGCGTACAGGTCACCCTCCTCGCGCCCGCAGAGCACGCCTTTGACCTTGTCGCCATCGGTGAGGATCCGGTCGACACGGGTCTGAGGGATGATGAGGGCGCCCGCGTCCTCAGCCTGCTTCGCGAACCATGCGTCGAGCTTGACCCGCAGGATACTGTATGCGTTGGGCCCGTCCTGTACGAACTTGTCGCTGCGATAGCCGAACTTGAGCGCGGAGTCGGGGGTGAGCATCCAGTACTGCTGCTCGAAAATTGAGCGTTCCATCGGCGCCTCGGCCACGAGATTGGGCCAGACTTCGGACGTCGGGCGGACGTAGAGAATGCCGCCCATGACGTTCTTCGTGCCGGGCTTGTCGCCGCGCTCGATGACGATGGTGTTCAGCCCCGCACGGGCGCAGGTGGTCGCCGCTGCGAGCCCTGATGGCCCGGCGCCGACGATGATCACATCAAAGTGCTTGTTACTCGCGCCGTTTTCTGGCGTCATTCGCTGCTGCTCTCCTCGCGGAAGTGGCTACAGCTTCTCCTCGCCCAGGAGGATGCGCTTGAGGTCGCGCTCCCGGGCCACCTTGATCAATTCGGGGACGACCTTGTACAAGTCGCCCACGATTCCGAAGGTGGCCACGTTGAAAATCTTGGCGTTTGGATCGCTGTTGATGGCGACGATCACGTCTGAACCTTCCATGCCGACCAGGTGCTGGATTGCACCGCTGATGCCGCATGCCACGTACAGCCGAGGCCGCACGGTGGTGCCGGTCTGGCCGACCTGGTGATCGTGGCTAATCCAGCCTGCGTCCACCGTGGCGCGACTTGCGCCCACATCGGCGCCAAGAGCATCGGCCAGTTCGCGGATGAGATCGAACCCCGAAGGACCACCCAGGCCGCGGCCGCCCGAGACAATGATCTCGCTGAAAGTCAGGTTTGGCTTCTCCCCACCCTCGCGCGGCCGGAACTCCACCACTTTGGTGGGTATCTGATCCTCGACGAGGTCCAGAGCCTCGGCGATCACGTCAACTCCCCGCCCGGGCTGAGGGGTGGCGGCGTGCATAACCCTTGGGCGCACGGTTGCCATTTGCGGCCGGTGCTTGCGGGTCACGATGGTGGCCATGATATTTCCGCCGAAAGCCGGGCGGGTCTGGAGCAGGTTGCGCGTCGCGGGGTCTATTGCCAGGCCCGTACAGTCGGCGGTCAGACCGGTGTGCAGATCCGTCGCGATGGCCCCCGCGAGGTCGCGGCCCATGGTGGTTGCGCCCATAAGGACGATCTCGGGTTTGTGCTTCTCGATGAGCTGGATGGCGCCAGCCGCATATGGATCGGTGCGGTAGTCGGCGAGCACCGGGGAGTCCATCACGAAGGCCTGATCGGCGCCGAACTCTCCGGTCTGGCGAACCACATTATCTACGCCGTGCCCCAGCACGATGGCACCGAGCTTGCTGCCCAGGGCATCCGCGAGCTTGCGCGCCTCGCCCAGGAGTTCCCAGCTCACCGGGTGAACCTGTCCGCGGGATTGCTCCACGAAGACCCAGACGCCCGAGTACTCGGCGAGCTTCGCCGCAAGTGCGCGCTCTTCGGCCTCCTCATCGGATACCGGCTCGGGCTCTGTCGGGCCGGTGTCACCACCCTCAACGATGATCTCAAAGCAGTTCGCCGGGCAGACCTTACCGCACTTGCCGCAAGCGATGCATTTTTCCATGTCCACCCGCGCGATGCCGTCCACCATCTCGATGGCATCCACAGGGCACTCGCCGACGCAGTAGGTGCAGCCAGTGCATTTCTCCTGCTCGTAGATGAGCGTGCGCTTCTTCTTGGCCATGAACCGGACTCCACAGGTGGGTTACAGTCTCGATCGTTCCGCGGTGCGGGGCGGGGTCAGGCCTGCACCAGACTTGCGAGCTTCTCGGCGAGTGCTTCCGCGGCCGCGGCGGGATTCTCATCGCCGCCGGGGATTATCTCGCCGGGCTCACGAGCAGGCGGCGGGAAAATGCGGTTGACCATGGTGGGCGAACCCTTGAGCCCCAGAAGGTTTTCGTCGGCGTTGATATCAGCCTTGCCCCAGACCTCGGGCTTGTACCGCGCTGCCCGGATCATATTGGGCAGGGAGGCATAGCGGACTTCGTTCATCTCTTCCACGCAGGTGAGCAGGCAGGGGATCGGCGCCTCAATGACCTCGGTGCCCTTCTCAACCTGGCGCAGTATCCGGGCCTTTTTCGCATCCATGTCCACGGATTCAATGCCCACCGCGTATGTGATCTGCGGAATATTCAGGCGCCGTGCAAGACCCGGGCCAACCTGGGCCGTGTCGCCGTCGATGGCCTGCTTGCCGCACAGGACCATGTCCAGACCCTCTTCGTCACGGATGCGCATGAGCGCCAGGCCGATGGTGTAACTGGTGGCCCAGGTGTCCGCGCCTGCGAAGGCACGGTCGCTAATGAGGATCCCGCGATCAGCGCCGAAGGAGATGCACTCGCGGATGACCTCCACTGCCTGCGGGGGGCCCATGCAGACCACGGTCACCTTCCCGCCGTACCGCTCTTTGAGCTGAACCGCAGCCTCGGCGGCGTGGGCATCGTAGGGGTTGAGGATCGACGGCACGCCCTCGCGAACCAGCGTATTGGTTTCGGGGTCGATGCGCACTTCGGTCGTGTCAGGCACCTGTTTGACGCAGACGGCGATTTGCATGTGCAGCCCTCTTGGCATGAAGGGGTTCAGGAACTGCTGCTCTCGTCCTTGTGATGATGCTCGTGTTCCCGGTCACCGTGGTTGTCGTGGCCATGCACATCAGTGTGCTCGTGATCATGCCCGTGTGCGTGGACAGACTCCAGCCCGTGCCGAAAATGTCGCAGGACGCCCTCTTCGTGGGTCGGAGGCTCGCACTCGATCTGCAGCGTGGTCGCCTGGAACCCGAAGCGCTCCTGCAGAAGCTTCTCGAGCTCTTTCCGGATCCGGCTGCGCTCAGCCTCGGAATCCTCGCACACGTTCACATGGGCGCTGAGCGCAGCAAGGTTCGAGCATACGCTCCATGCGTGGAGGTGATGGACACCGAGCACACCTTCCACAGCGCTCATTTCCTGCACTACAGTGTTCAGGTCAATCCCGGGGGGCACGCCCTCGAGCAGCACGTGTACGGATTCGAAGGTGACGCGAACCGCCCCGACCAGGATGATCACGCCGATGCCGACGCTGATCGCCGGGTCGATGACGTGCCATCCGGTAATCGCAATGACACCCGCGCCGACCACTACACCGACGGACGCAAGGAGATCACCAACCACGTGCAGATACGCGCTGCGCAGGTTGATGTCCCCGTGGGAGTGGCCCTGCAGCCGAAAAGCCACGACCCCGTTCGCCGCCATGCCCAGCGCGGCGATGATCAGCATCTCGACGGACCGCACCTCGGGCGGTTCTTGGAAACGGACGTACGCCTCGCGCCCGATGAGGACGCAGATACCCAGCAGTGACAGGCCATTGACCAGCGCTGCAAGTATCTCGGCGCGGTGGAGCCCATAGCTGTGCCGGTCTGTGGGCGGAAGCGAGGCAAGGCGCAGGGCAAGCAGGCTCAGGGCAAGAGAGAAGACGTCGGAGAAGACGTGTCCCGCATCGCTCAAGAGCGCCAGACTGCGCGTCCACAGGCCCCCCGCGATCTCAGCCGCAAGCACGCAGGCCGTCAGCCCCACGGCGAACCGCAGCTGACGCGCCTTCTGCTGGTCATACTCCAATTCGCACTGCTCCATAGCGGCCAGACGCTATTGTATCCACAAATGCCGCTGGGCGCAATTGCGAGGGTAAGGCAAAACGCAGGGGTATGAGAGTCAGGGCCCTCACGGGTGCCGGCCAGTCCATGCACACCGGACCGAACGTGGCCCGACGGCAATCAGTGGGGCGTGGGGGCGACGGTCGGCTCACTCGCGAGGTCATCTGCCAGCACGGTCACGCCCTGGCCAGTGACCTCGAGGACTCCGCCGGAGACTACGAAAGCAACCTGCTGGCGATCGGGCAGCGTGATGGTCAGGTCGCCCTTGCCCAATGCGGCGATGAGCGGCGCGTGACCGGGTCGCACACCAAAGTAGCCCTCGACTCCCGGAGCGCGGAGGGAGTACACCGGGCGATCAAACTGCACGCCCTCCTGGGTGATTATCTGCAGGCGATACGAGGTTGCCATAGGGTTACGCGGTCGCCGCCCTGGTATTCTTCGTCACGTCGTCGATGCTGGCCGCCATGCGGAAGGCCTCTTCAGGAAGCTTGTCGTGTTCGCCCTGCAGGATCTCCTCGAACCCCCGCAGGGTCTCCTCCACCGGCACAAAGGCGCCGGGGATTCCCGTGAAGACCTCGGCCACGAACATGGGCTGCGTGAGGAACTGCTGGATGCGACGGGCACGGGCAACGGTGAGCTTGTCGTCGTCGGAGAGCTCGTCAATGCCCAAGATCGCGATGATGTCCCGCAGATCCTTGTAGCGCTGGAGGATCTGCTGCACACCGCGCGCCACCCTGTAATGGTGCTCCCCGACCACCCGCGGGTCCAGAAGGCGGGAGGTGGAGTCCAACGGGTCCACGGCGGGGTAGATTGCCTGGGCGAACAGCTCGCGGGACAGCGAGACATTGGCATCGAGATGGCTGAAGGTCGTAGCCGGAGCCGGATCGGTGTAGTCGTCCGCCGGCACATAAATGGCTTGCACGGAAGTAATCGAGCCGCGGTGCGTGGAGGTGATCCGCTCCTGCAAGGCACCCATCTCGGTGGACAGCGTGGGCTGGTAACCCACGGCCGAGGGCATGCGTCCCAGGAGCGCGGAGACCTCGGAACCGGCCTGCGTGAAGCGGAAGATGTTGTCGACGAACAGGAGCACGTCCTGGCCGAGTTCATCGCGGAAGTATTCGCACATGGTCAGTGCCGACAGGGCGATGCGCAGGCGGGCCCCCGGCGGCTCGTTCATCTGGCCGAACACCAGGGTGGTCTGCCCGAGAACCCCGGCCTCCTCCATTTCAAGCCAGGTGCTGTTCCCCTCACGGGTCCGCTCTCCGACGCCCGCGAAGACCGACACACCCTCGTGGTTCGTCGCCACGTTGTGGATCAGTTCCATGATGAGAACGGTCTTGCCTACACCTGCGCCGCCGAAGAGACCGATCTTGCCCCCTCGCGGGAAGGGGCACAGCAGGTCGATGACCTTGACACCGGTCTCGAACTGCTCTTCGGCAACGCTCTGTTCCTCGAAAGACGGCGGATCACGGTGGATGGGCAGGCGCTCGCCGGCGTCCACTGGTCCGCGACCGTCGATGGGCCGGCCGAGAACGTCGAACATGCGCCCCAGGGTTTCCTTCCCCACGGGAACGGTGATCGGGCCGCCGGTGTCTTCCACAGGCATCCCGCGAACGAGACCGTCGGTGTTGTCCATGGCGATGCAGCGCACCATGTCGTCACCCAAATGCTGCGCGACCTCGACAATCAGGTCGATCTCCCGGGCGTCGTCCTTGATGCGCAGCGCCTGCAGTAGCGCGGGAAGCGCATCCGCCGGAAACCGGACGTCGACGACCGGCCCTCGTACCTGAACAACCTTGCCCTGAGCCATATTCTCATCCCAACCGTTGATGGTCTGCAGTCTCGTCTGCCCGGCGCAGCCTGGGCGGCGCTGTCTATCCCGAGGTCAGCGCTTCCGCGCCACTGATGACCTCGAGGATCTCTGTGGTGATCTGCGTCTGCCGGGCCCTGTTCAAAGCGCGTGACAGGTCAGTAATCAGTTCTCGCGCATTGTCGGTAGCCGCGGTCATGGCCGTCATGCGCGATGCTTCTTCGGATGCCGCCGACTCCAGCATCATCCGGTACAGCGCCGCGTCGATGCTTCGCGGCAAGAGTGTGGCCAGCAGTTCCTCCGCGGGTGGCTCGTAGATATAGCGAGCAACGTCACCGTTCCCGTGATCGGCCGCCGGCGGCTCGATGGGAAGCAGTAGGCGCACCGCAGGGACCTGACTGATCGCCGACAGAAACTGGGTGTAAATCACATACACCGAATTGAGCTGGCCCGCGAGGAAGGCGTCCTGCAACGAACGCGAGAGGTCCACCGCCATCCCGAAGCGCTGGGCGTCGTCGGGCGAATCGCACACAGTGTGGGGCCGGCAGGCGATGCGGGTCAGGAACTGCCCGGCTTTCGGGCCCACAGCCCACAGCTTCATCGGCTCATCGAGCTCGCTGATGAACTCCTGCACCCGGCGGTGGAGTGACACGTTGTAGCTTCCGCACAGTCCACGGCTCCCGCCGATGACCAGCACACCCACGGTGTCCGCGTCATTGTGCTGCAGGAGCGGATGGGTTATCTCCCCGGCCTGTGCGGCCACGTGCTGCATGATGCTGTCCAGGGCATTCCAGTACGCGCGGCCGTTCTCCACCTGCCCCTGGACCCGGCGCAGCTTCGCGGCCGCCACCATCTTCATGGTGCGGGTGATCTTGGCGATCCCCTGGACCGTCCTGATTTTCCGTCGTATTGCGCGCAGGTTCTCGGGCATGGCTCAATCCAATGGCCGCCGAAGCGGTGACGGTGTTCAGGCCAGACGGCAAACCGCACCCGTGGACGTGTCTACGGGCTCTTCACGGATGATGAAATGATCCTTCGCCTCGCCAATCGCTTTGGCGAGAAGCCCGGCCATCTCGTCGCTTAGCGCGCCGGTCTCGTGCATGTAATGGGCGATCTGCGGATAATTCTCGTGTACGAACTGGATCATTCGCGGTTCGAATGCCCTGATCAGCTCACGCGGTACGTCCCGATAGTGCCCCTGGGCTCCCGCGAAGATCGCGATGGTCTGGTCCACCACGGACATAGGCGCGTACTGGTCCTGCTTGAGGATTTCGACCATGCGGTCGCCGCGGTCAAGGATGGCCCGGGTCTCCTCATCGAGGTCCGAGGCGAACTGCGCGAAGGCCTCATATTCGCGGTACGATGCGAGGTCCAATTTCAGGCGACCGGCAACCGACTTCATCATCTTCGTCTGGGCGGCCGAGCCTACGCGCGAGACGGATCGGCCCACATCGATGGCCGGACGGATGCCCTGGTGGAACAGGTCGGACTCAAGATAGATCTGCCCATCGGTGATGGAGATCACGTTGGTCGGGATATACGCTGAGAAGTCCCCTTCCTGGGTCTCAACGATGGGCAGGGCGGTGAGTGAGCCGCCCCCAAGCTCGTCATTGAGTTTGCAGGCGCGCTCAAGCAACCGGGAATGCAGGTTGAAGATGTCTCCCGGAAACGCCTCACGGCCCGGTGGACGGCGCAGGAGCAGGGAGACCTCACGGTACGCCACTGCTTGCTTGGATAGGTCATCGTAGACAACCAGCGCGTGACCGCCGTTGTCCCGCACGTACTCGCCGATGGCGCAGCCGGCATAGGGGGCGATATACTGCAGCGCTGCCGGGTCACTGGCTGTGGCGGAGACGATGCAGGTGTAATCCATCGCGCCCTCGCGGCGCAGCACTTCGGCCACCCGGGCCACCGTGGACTGTTTCTGGCCGATGGCGACGTACACGCACTTCACGCCAGTGTCGCGCTGGTTGATGATGGCATCCAGCGCGATCGCGGTCTTTCCGGTCTGGCGGTCGCCGATGATCAACTCGCGCTGTCCCCGGCCGATGGGCGTCATGGAGTCGATAGCCTTGATCCCCGTATGGAGGGGCTCGAAGACCGGCTGGCGTTCAACCACACCAGGAGCTTTGACATCAATGCGGGCGGTGAGATCAGACTCGATCGGGCCGAGATCATCCAGCGGCTCACCCAGGGGGTTCACCACACGGCCGAAGAGAGCCTCGCCCACTTTCGTCTCGGCAATGCGCCCCGTAGCCTGCACGCGGGCGCCTTCTTCAATGCCGACGTCCGGTCCGAGCAGAATGCAGCCGACATTATCCTCCTCGAGGTTCAGGGCGATGCCCATCACCCCGCCGGGGAACTCAACCAGTTCGGAGACCATGACGTCATCCAGCCCGTAGACGCGGGCGATACCGTCCCCGACCTGCAGGACAATGCCCACCCGCTCCATGCTGAGCCGGGACTGATAGCGTTCGATCTCCTCACGGAGTACCGCTGAGACTTCCTCTGCGCGCAGAGGCAACTGGAATCACCTCGGGACAATCAGGCGGATGCGGGCGGTCAGTCACCCGATGCGAGCGCCGGTTTCGCTGACACTTGCTCGGCTAATCGGGTCAAGTGCCCCGCGAGGGAGCCGTCGATCAGGCGGCCAGCCATGCGGATGCGCGCGCCACCAATCACCTCAGGTATCAGGTGGTACTCGGTAACCACCGGGGCGCGAACAAGTCGGGACAGGGCAAGTTCGAGCCGCTCCTTCTGCGCGCTGTCGGGCTCCCAGGCCACTTCCACGTGAGCCCGGACAACGCCGCGCGCAGCGTCCGTAAGGGCGGCGAAGGCGTCTGCGGCCCCCTTGAGAACCTCGGTGCGTTTCTTCTCGAGCAGCACCGAAATGAGGCCCCGCACGATCTCGCTGGGCGGATTCCCGGCGATGCGCTCGAGAATCTCGGTCTTCTCTTTCGGCGTGATTTCTGGGTGACGAAGCACTCCCTGTAGCCGCGGGTCGCTGTTGATCGCCAGCTGGAGCCGGGCTAGTTCCTCGCCCACCATCTCCACCTGTGCGCTCTTGACGGACAGATCATAGACCGCCGCGATGTAGCGCCGGATGAGGGTGTGGTCAATCATCAGCCGTCACGCTGCTCGGCAGCCAGGCGCTCCACATCGGCGATAAACTCGTCGATGAGTGCGCGGTGCCGCTGTTCATTGAGGGCCTGGCGAAGCACGGACCGGCACATGCGGACCGAGGTCTCGCAGACCTGGTCGCGCAGTTCCGTGGCCGCTTGCTGGCGGTCGCGGTCGATGGCGGCCCGAGCGGTGCGCTCTGCGTCCCGGGACTGCTCGCGGGCCATGCGCACCATTTCCTCAGCCTTGCTCTGGGCCTCGCGCGCGAGTTCCGCGGCGCTCTCCTCGGCTTGCCGAACCAGGCCCTCGCGCTGCGAACGAATGTCCTCCAGTTCGCGAGCAGCGGCCTCGCGGCTCTCCTCGGCAGCATCAAGATCGCTTGCGATCTTGCGCTTGCGCTGCTCGATGAAAGCCCCGATGGGCTGGAACATGATTCGGCGCATGAGCCAAAGCAGGATGACAAAGCCGGTGATATTGACCACCAGCACGCCCGGCTCTATGCCCAGGTCATGCAGTATGGATGCCATGGTTTAGACACCAGCCATCAGGACATCGGGATGGCCCGGCAGCTCGCCCGGGCCGAACCGTCACGCGGGTCTGACTAGTTGCCGCCCATTGCCTGCACAACGTCCATGACCGCCGGAAGCTTGCCATAGAGCATGAAGAAAATGAGCAACGCGTAGATGACAAGGGATTCGATGAGCGACAGGGACAGAATCAGGGCGAAGCGGATGTCGCCGGCTGCGTCGGGCTGGCGCGAAATGCCTTCCATCGCCGCGGCCGCGGCCCTTCCCTGCGCCAGACCGGCGCCGATGACTGCGATCGGCAGTCCGAGCCCGACAGCGAGAGCCAGTGCTGCACCGTAGATCATTTGAGGCCTCCCTCAGTGTCTTTGCCGGGCGCGGGCCCGGTGCTGTGGATATCAGATTCACCGGACCGCGGTCAGGCCGCCTCCGGACTGTGCTCGTGACCGTGGGCATCGCCATGGTCGTCGCCGTGCCCCGCTGTCGCACCGGCGATGTACGCCGCCGATAGC contains the following coding sequences:
- a CDS encoding ATP synthase F0 subunit C, encoding MIYGAALALAVGLGLPIAVIGAGLAQGRAAAAAMEGISRQPDAAGDIRFALILSLSLIESLVIYALLIFFMLYGKLPAVMDVVQAMGGN